A region from the Chloroflexia bacterium SDU3-3 genome encodes:
- a CDS encoding patatin, with product MIIDQFHGEAARKKLALVLGGGGGKGGAHLGVLGQLELLGLPIDMFIGTSIGGVVAALYAAGYSIGEIANNFTSTSLWRLMDPDPLGLGLLGMSHFRSSVEDMLGELTFEELKYPCAVVAGDLVTGQEVVIDSGPIVDALMASVALPGIFPPVRRGDMLLADGGVVNNVPVDVAYARGADKVIAVDLGGMQGGFQLPPTTVSLLPNVPLTIANRGLGVLIAQLTRCRLEQHPPDVLICPQVDHIGMLDFVRVNEGQAAGEAATQAVADQLLEIYAWRTDGAPLPQLALPSFSEAV from the coding sequence ATGATCATTGACCAATTCCACGGCGAAGCGGCTCGCAAGAAGCTGGCGCTGGTGCTGGGCGGCGGCGGCGGCAAGGGCGGGGCGCACCTGGGCGTGCTGGGCCAGCTTGAGCTGCTGGGGCTGCCGATCGATATGTTTATCGGCACCTCCATCGGCGGGGTGGTGGCCGCGCTGTACGCGGCGGGCTACTCGATCGGCGAGATCGCCAATAACTTCACATCCACCTCGCTCTGGCGGCTGATGGACCCCGACCCGCTAGGGCTGGGGCTGCTGGGCATGAGCCACTTCCGCAGCTCGGTGGAGGATATGCTGGGCGAGCTGACCTTCGAGGAGCTGAAGTACCCCTGCGCGGTGGTGGCGGGCGACCTAGTGACTGGGCAGGAGGTGGTGATCGACAGCGGGCCGATCGTGGATGCCCTGATGGCCTCGGTGGCGCTGCCCGGCATCTTCCCGCCGGTGCGGCGCGGCGACATGCTGCTGGCCGACGGCGGGGTGGTGAATAACGTGCCGGTGGACGTGGCCTACGCACGCGGGGCCGACAAGGTGATCGCGGTGGACCTGGGCGGGATGCAGGGTGGGTTCCAGCTGCCGCCCACCACGGTGAGCCTGCTGCCCAATGTGCCGCTGACGATCGCCAACCGCGGCCTGGGCGTGCTGATCGCCCAGCTGACCCGCTGCCGCCTGGAGCAGCACCCGCCAGACGTGCTGATCTGCCCGCAGGTGGATCATATCGGCATGCTGGATTTTGTGCGGGTGAATGAGGGCCAGGCCGCTGGCGAGGCCGCGACCCAGGCCGTGGCCGACCAGCTACTGGAGATCTACGCGTGGCGCACCGATGGGGCGCCGCTACCACAGCTCGCGCTGCCCAGCTTTTCCGAGGCGGTCTAG
- a CDS encoding response regulator, with amino-acid sequence MSDQSARNPAIILVEDEPDILIILHRLMRDLTGGYDIVTVNGGAEALAQIALRPVPLLITDYNMPGMNGLQLTSAVKEASPSTRVVLITAYATPELEKRAREHRVDHYLPKPFPLDRLEQIVRDVLH; translated from the coding sequence ATGTCCGATCAGTCCGCACGTAATCCGGCTATTATTCTTGTCGAGGATGAGCCAGACATCCTGATCATCCTGCACCGGCTCATGCGCGATCTCACCGGCGGCTACGATATCGTCACGGTGAATGGTGGCGCGGAGGCGCTTGCGCAGATCGCGCTGCGGCCCGTCCCTCTGCTGATCACCGACTACAATATGCCGGGTATGAATGGTCTGCAGCTCACCTCGGCGGTGAAAGAGGCCTCGCCCAGCACCCGCGTGGTGCTGATCACGGCCTACGCCACGCCCGAGCTTGAGAAGCGCGCCCGCGAGCACCGCGTCGACCACTATCTCCCCAAGCCTTTCCCGCTCGACCGGCTGGAGCAGATTGTCCGCGATGTGCTGCACTAG
- a CDS encoding DUF3105 domain-containing protein: protein MRQIALSSTFKEEATVKRIYLPYNTRVMIVAISQRSITMPQPKGRPSVSGRQLRQKQNDRSTMVVVGIILGVVVVLAAGMYAWSLTRPSALHFADVTQGETNHLSSPTDPLPTPYNSNPPTSGWHWGGGVADPGVKTTPISDTITVHNLEHGFVIFHYRSDLDSATVQKLQDLTLSLQQQNPCIITEPRPVDNLDVPIAATSWTYMLKLDSYDESALRSFFASHVGRDNPEKICPVGM from the coding sequence ATGCGGCAGATCGCGCTATCATCAACTTTTAAAGAAGAAGCTACTGTTAAGAGAATATACCTGCCCTATAATACAAGGGTGATGATTGTTGCCATTTCACAACGGAGCATAACTATGCCGCAACCAAAAGGTCGCCCCAGCGTCAGCGGACGCCAGCTGCGCCAGAAGCAAAACGATCGCTCGACCATGGTGGTCGTTGGTATCATCTTGGGCGTGGTGGTGGTGCTGGCCGCAGGCATGTACGCCTGGTCGCTCACCCGCCCCTCGGCCCTGCACTTCGCCGATGTCACCCAGGGCGAGACCAACCACCTGAGCAGCCCCACCGACCCGTTGCCCACCCCCTACAACTCCAACCCGCCTACCTCGGGCTGGCACTGGGGCGGCGGCGTGGCCGACCCCGGCGTGAAGACCACGCCGATATCCGACACGATCACCGTGCACAACCTTGAGCACGGCTTTGTGATCTTTCACTACCGCTCCGATCTGGATAGCGCCACGGTGCAGAAGCTCCAGGATCTGACTCTCAGCCTGCAGCAGCAGAACCCCTGCATCATCACCGAGCCGCGCCCGGTGGATAACCTGGATGTGCCGATCGCCGCCACCTCGTGGACCTATATGCTCAAGCTCGATAGCTACGACGAGTCGGCGCTGCGCAGCTTCTTCGCCAGCCACGTGGGCCGCGACAACCCCGAGAAGATCTGCCCGGTGGGCATGTAG
- a CDS encoding DUF664 domain-containing protein: MTTDAAELQRIFTSASLGMAAYRSWALQARRERRINIARLLEALGAVKMVRAEVAFRDLGEMGVTTRNVECALGGLEPEAIATGPVTATSPIARDLLKRAKHALAENRDLRADEIGDLFVCTSCGNLQESKVATTCPVCGTVAEAHKAFRAIESMGTLGPHGIMHFLEHGEEAIRKLAQGIDETLLETPITPRDISFKELVGHLADMDAVFRERAWLILETNQPELPPAHPPRLDAAVLYRSYPLAEILERYHASRKQTLSLLRGLTSAAWHRTGHHEMYGDIDLLHQGNWVVNHERGHLVELAQMRHDLLTSIPHEPEAELNTPVVDEINEGE, translated from the coding sequence ATGACAACAGACGCAGCGGAGCTGCAGCGCATCTTCACCAGCGCAAGCCTTGGCATGGCGGCCTACCGCAGCTGGGCGCTGCAGGCCCGACGCGAGCGCAGGATCAATATCGCCAGGCTGCTGGAGGCGCTCGGCGCGGTGAAGATGGTGCGGGCCGAGGTGGCCTTCCGCGACCTCGGCGAGATGGGCGTGACCACTCGCAACGTGGAGTGCGCGCTCGGCGGCCTGGAGCCAGAGGCCATCGCCACCGGCCCGGTAACCGCCACCAGCCCCATCGCGCGCGATCTGCTCAAGCGCGCCAAGCACGCCCTGGCCGAGAACCGCGACCTGCGCGCCGATGAGATCGGCGACCTGTTCGTGTGCACCAGCTGCGGCAACCTGCAGGAGAGCAAGGTGGCCACCACCTGCCCGGTGTGCGGCACCGTGGCCGAGGCCCACAAGGCCTTCCGCGCCATCGAGTCGATGGGCACGCTCGGCCCCCACGGAATCATGCACTTTCTTGAGCACGGCGAGGAGGCCATCCGCAAGCTGGCCCAGGGCATCGACGAAACGCTGCTGGAGACGCCGATCACCCCGCGCGATATCTCGTTCAAGGAGCTAGTGGGCCACCTGGCCGATATGGATGCGGTGTTCCGCGAGCGCGCCTGGCTAATATTGGAGACCAACCAGCCCGAGCTGCCGCCTGCCCACCCGCCCCGGCTCGACGCCGCCGTGCTCTACCGCAGCTACCCGCTGGCCGAGATTTTGGAGCGCTACCACGCCAGCCGCAAGCAGACGCTGAGCCTGCTGCGCGGCCTGACCAGCGCCGCATGGCACCGCACCGGCCACCACGAGATGTACGGCGATATCGACCTGCTGCACCAGGGCAACTGGGTGGTGAACCACGAGCGCGGCCACCTGGTGGAGCTGGCCCAGATGCGCCACGACCTGCTCACATCCATCCCGCACGAGCCAGAGGCCGAGCTCAACACCCCCGTGGTGGATGAGATCAACGAGGGGGAGTAG
- a CDS encoding phosphoribosylformylglycinamidine cyclo-ligase produces MTTYAQSGVDIAAGAQATKLMAAAVKSTHGPAVLAGMGSFGGCFDLGAAGAGSVLVASTDGVGTKTVIAGQLGRYDTVGQDLVNHCVNDILVQGARPLFFMDYIAVAKLDPAQVAALVGGAAEACRALGVALLGGETAEMPDVYHEGAFDLAGTIVGQVERQNILPRDVAAGDAVLALPSTGLHTNGYSLARRVLGPLGYDTRPAELGGQSIGEALLAVHRPYLREIEALWLAGVEIHALAHITGGGVYDNLPRVLPEGLGAHIQRGSWAIPPIFELLVRQGGLAEREAYHALNMGLGMLIVLPAEAAQAALATLPEARHVGTIVAEPGVTLL; encoded by the coding sequence GTGACAACATACGCACAATCGGGCGTAGACATCGCCGCCGGCGCGCAGGCGACCAAGCTGATGGCCGCCGCCGTCAAATCCACCCACGGCCCCGCCGTGCTGGCTGGGATGGGCTCGTTCGGCGGCTGCTTCGACCTGGGCGCGGCGGGCGCGGGCAGCGTGCTGGTGGCATCCACCGACGGCGTGGGCACCAAGACGGTGATCGCCGGGCAGCTGGGCCGCTACGACACCGTGGGGCAGGATCTGGTCAACCACTGCGTCAACGACATCCTGGTGCAGGGCGCGCGGCCCCTGTTCTTCATGGACTATATCGCGGTGGCCAAGCTCGACCCGGCCCAGGTGGCCGCGCTAGTGGGCGGGGCCGCCGAGGCATGCCGCGCGCTGGGCGTGGCGCTGCTGGGCGGCGAGACCGCCGAGATGCCCGATGTCTACCACGAGGGCGCGTTCGATCTGGCGGGCACGATCGTGGGCCAGGTCGAGCGGCAGAACATCCTGCCGCGCGACGTGGCGGCTGGCGACGCCGTGCTGGCGCTGCCCTCCACCGGCCTGCACACCAACGGCTACTCGCTGGCGCGGCGCGTGCTCGGCCCGCTGGGCTACGACACCCGCCCCGCCGAGCTGGGCGGCCAGAGCATCGGCGAGGCGCTGCTGGCGGTGCACCGGCCCTACCTGCGCGAGATCGAGGCGCTGTGGCTGGCGGGGGTCGAGATCCACGCGCTGGCCCACATCACCGGCGGCGGCGTGTACGACAACCTGCCCCGCGTGCTGCCCGAGGGCCTGGGCGCGCACATCCAGCGCGGCAGCTGGGCCATCCCGCCGATCTTCGAGCTGCTGGTGCGCCAGGGTGGCCTGGCCGAGCGCGAGGCCTACCACGCGCTAAACATGGGCCTGGGCATGCTGATCGTGCTGCCCGCCGAGGCCGCCCAAGCCGCCCTGGCCACCCTGCCCGAGGCCCGCCACGTCGGAACCATCGTTGCCGAGCCAGGCGTCACCCTTCTCTAG
- the purE gene encoding 5-(carboxyamino)imidazole ribonucleotide mutase, producing the protein MCGGGSAVTAPESPAPLVGIIMGSTSDWETMQHAAQTLASLGVPHEVRVVSAHRTPDLMFSYAGEAEARGLHAIIAGAGGAAHLPGMVAAKTTVPVLGVPVQSKALNGMDSLLSIVQMPAGIPVGTLAIGRAGAVNAALLAASIVANSQPAVREALRRYRAAQTESVLANPDPSAAGGGASHG; encoded by the coding sequence ATGTGTGGCGGGGGTAGCGCGGTGACAGCACCAGAATCACCCGCGCCGCTGGTCGGCATCATCATGGGCTCCACATCCGACTGGGAGACCATGCAGCACGCCGCGCAGACCCTGGCCAGCCTGGGTGTGCCCCACGAGGTGCGCGTGGTCTCGGCCCACCGCACCCCCGACCTGATGTTCAGCTACGCGGGCGAGGCCGAGGCGCGCGGGCTGCACGCGATCATCGCCGGGGCGGGCGGGGCGGCCCACCTGCCCGGCATGGTGGCAGCCAAGACCACTGTGCCCGTGCTGGGCGTGCCGGTGCAGTCCAAGGCCCTGAACGGCATGGACTCGCTGCTCTCGATCGTGCAGATGCCCGCAGGCATCCCGGTGGGCACCCTGGCGATCGGTCGGGCGGGCGCGGTCAACGCCGCGCTGCTGGCCGCCAGCATCGTGGCTAACAGCCAGCCCGCCGTGCGCGAGGCCCTGCGCCGCTACCGCGCGGCCCAGACCGAGAGCGTGCTGGCCAACCCCGACCCCTCGGCGGCTGGCGGGGGCGCGAGCCATGGATGA
- a CDS encoding cellulase family glycosylhydrolase, producing the protein MVRRVFPAVMLSILLASMAVSPATSSAAARTPGDVPDTKAPFTSHYFSETQHNAMNSFYVTWKNTPNALFVLGYPISEPFIEESFTEPGNYYRVQYFERGVLEEHPENYGTNYYILGRLMGNKLVEGREGEAPFVAVGNTNDGTWDDATGHTLRNEPAPFRSFWEKNGGLAVFGRPKSEQFQEKNAATGETYWVQYFERQRMEWHPDEPDAKYRVLLGLLGNEYRDAHHASEDAFKPAQQVVTQPSSSGMIYGFNAILYGQGSSWQNRGLALQLTKEAGVGWLRQQIRWQDLQSAPGTGCYSICWGELDQIVADASNAGVKLLFSVVKAPTWATGNGQNGMPSRANYGEFANFMGKMAERYKGRVQAYEIWNEQNLAWENGGRVASATNYMDMLVQASEKIKAADPDALVVSGGPSATETNRSDIAISDLTFYRQMFNDPRFETHVDVIGAHPGGASNPPDTLWPDNPGPGPNFVTSREFYFRRIEDVRSIQVSAGLGAKPVWITEFGWATKNNTPGYEYGNQISQETQAKWIVRAFEMGRTSYQPWLQGMFLWQLNFAPNWRAEGNEYHEQASFGVLNGDWTPRPSYYAIRDMQK; encoded by the coding sequence ATGGTCCGACGTGTCTTCCCAGCAGTGATGCTGAGCATCTTGCTTGCGAGCATGGCTGTGTCGCCTGCGACCAGCAGCGCAGCCGCTCGCACGCCAGGAGATGTCCCCGATACGAAAGCGCCCTTCACCTCCCACTACTTCAGCGAAACGCAGCACAACGCGATGAACTCGTTCTACGTGACGTGGAAGAACACGCCGAACGCGCTGTTTGTGCTGGGCTACCCTATCAGCGAGCCATTCATCGAGGAGAGCTTCACCGAGCCAGGCAACTACTACCGCGTCCAGTACTTCGAGCGCGGCGTGCTGGAAGAGCACCCCGAGAACTATGGCACCAACTACTACATCCTGGGCCGCCTGATGGGCAACAAGCTGGTCGAGGGCCGCGAGGGCGAGGCCCCCTTCGTAGCGGTGGGCAACACCAACGACGGCACCTGGGATGACGCCACCGGCCACACGCTGCGCAACGAGCCAGCACCCTTCCGCAGCTTCTGGGAGAAGAACGGCGGCTTGGCGGTGTTCGGTCGGCCCAAGTCCGAGCAGTTCCAGGAGAAGAACGCCGCCACCGGCGAGACCTACTGGGTGCAGTACTTCGAGCGCCAGCGCATGGAGTGGCACCCCGACGAGCCGGATGCCAAGTACCGCGTGCTGCTGGGCCTGCTGGGCAACGAGTACCGCGACGCCCACCACGCCAGCGAAGACGCCTTCAAGCCCGCGCAGCAGGTGGTGACCCAGCCGAGCAGCAGCGGCATGATCTACGGCTTCAACGCCATTCTCTATGGGCAGGGCAGCAGCTGGCAGAACCGCGGCCTGGCGCTGCAGCTGACCAAAGAGGCAGGGGTCGGCTGGCTGCGCCAGCAGATCCGCTGGCAGGATCTGCAGAGCGCGCCCGGCACCGGCTGCTACTCGATCTGCTGGGGCGAGCTTGACCAGATCGTGGCCGACGCCAGCAACGCCGGCGTCAAGCTGCTGTTCAGCGTGGTGAAGGCCCCCACCTGGGCCACCGGCAACGGCCAGAACGGCATGCCCAGCCGCGCCAACTACGGCGAGTTCGCCAACTTCATGGGCAAGATGGCCGAGCGCTACAAGGGCCGCGTGCAGGCCTACGAGATCTGGAACGAGCAGAACCTGGCCTGGGAGAACGGCGGGCGCGTGGCCAGCGCCACCAACTACATGGACATGCTGGTGCAGGCCTCCGAGAAGATCAAGGCCGCCGATCCCGACGCGCTGGTGGTCTCCGGCGGCCCCTCGGCCACCGAGACCAACCGCTCGGACATCGCGATCAGCGACCTGACGTTCTACCGCCAGATGTTCAACGACCCGCGCTTCGAGACCCATGTGGATGTGATCGGCGCGCACCCCGGCGGCGCTTCTAACCCGCCCGACACGCTCTGGCCGGACAACCCCGGCCCCGGCCCGAACTTCGTGACCAGCCGCGAGTTCTACTTCCGCCGCATCGAGGATGTGCGATCTATCCAGGTGTCCGCAGGCCTGGGCGCGAAGCCGGTGTGGATCACCGAGTTCGGCTGGGCCACCAAGAACAACACGCCCGGCTACGAGTACGGCAACCAGATCTCGCAGGAGACTCAGGCCAAGTGGATCGTGCGCGCCTTCGAGATGGGCCGCACCAGCTACCAGCCGTGGCTGCAGGGCATGTTCCTGTGGCAGCTCAACTTCGCACCGAACTGGCGGGCCGAGGGCAACGAGTACCACGAGCAGGCCTCGTTCGGCGTGCTGAATGGCGACTGGACGCCCCGCCCATCCTACTACGCCATCCGCGACATGCAGAAGTAG
- a CDS encoding TIGR00725 family protein yields the protein MTPPTLRQPIVAVCGAGSCGPELAAEAESVGIALAQAGVALICGGLGGVMEAACRGARAAGGVTIGVLPGADPSAANRFVQIALATNMGEARNALIVQAAASVIAIGGEYGTLSEIALARKLGSRVVGLHTWELGVGHITAAATPAEAVVLAIAQE from the coding sequence ATGACGCCACCGACACTACGACAACCGATCGTTGCAGTATGTGGCGCAGGCAGCTGCGGCCCCGAGCTTGCCGCCGAAGCAGAGAGCGTCGGCATAGCTCTGGCCCAGGCGGGGGTTGCCCTGATCTGCGGCGGCCTGGGCGGCGTGATGGAGGCAGCCTGCCGCGGCGCGCGTGCCGCAGGCGGGGTGACGATCGGCGTGCTGCCGGGGGCAGACCCCAGCGCCGCCAACCGCTTCGTGCAGATCGCGCTGGCCACCAACATGGGCGAGGCCCGCAACGCCCTGATCGTGCAGGCCGCCGCTAGCGTGATCGCTATCGGCGGCGAGTACGGCACGCTCTCGGAGATCGCGCTGGCCCGCAAGCTGGGCAGCCGCGTGGTGGGGCTGCACACCTGGGAACTGGGCGTGGGCCATATCACCGCCGCCGCCACCCCGGCGGAGGCCGTGGTCCTGGCCATCGCCCAAGAATAA
- a CDS encoding glycosyltransferase family 4 protein: protein MRGMNTETSIRVAMLARVVFPLHGFGGIERHVFHLVTHLRRIDVDVTLYAQPPSSASEESHREASQRLGQIAMEQVRYDYTSPWLRPNSIIGRQINYPWYSWQIGRHAAAAARQGRYDVVHAQGLCALGYGWIRQRDPLLRQVPFIANPHGLEEYRTQDWRKYLAYAPFRALYTYGNQCADRVIATDECTKDDVPHYLHVDPAKVVVIPSAIDVEECLGYVSSAARAELRQRLGLDAHDLTLLSVGRLERNKGFHVMIEALAQLRAELPPRWLWLVVGQGKERQALEAQAQQQGLAEHVRFVGRLDDTELHSLYEEIDLIVHPTLYEGSSLVTLEGMIHRKPVVASAAGGIPDKVFSGKNGYLVQPGDAADLAEKLRLTLAQRADWPAWGEESVRIVRSTFDWPVVARRTKAAYQQMLGRA from the coding sequence ATGCGCGGCATGAACACCGAGACATCTATTCGCGTCGCCATGCTCGCACGTGTGGTCTTCCCGCTGCACGGGTTCGGCGGCATCGAGCGGCACGTCTTTCACCTTGTTACCCACCTGCGCCGGATCGACGTGGATGTGACGCTCTACGCGCAGCCGCCCAGCAGCGCCAGCGAGGAATCGCACCGCGAGGCCAGCCAGCGGCTGGGCCAGATCGCCATGGAGCAGGTGCGCTACGACTACACCAGCCCGTGGCTGCGGCCCAACTCCATCATTGGGCGGCAGATCAACTACCCCTGGTACTCGTGGCAGATCGGGCGGCACGCGGCGGCGGCGGCGCGGCAGGGCCGCTACGACGTGGTGCACGCGCAGGGGCTGTGCGCCCTGGGCTACGGCTGGATCCGGCAGCGCGACCCGCTGCTGCGGCAGGTGCCCTTCATCGCCAACCCGCACGGGCTGGAGGAGTACCGCACGCAGGACTGGCGCAAGTACCTGGCCTACGCCCCGTTCCGCGCGCTCTACACCTACGGCAACCAGTGCGCCGACCGCGTGATCGCCACCGACGAGTGCACCAAGGACGACGTGCCGCACTACCTGCACGTCGACCCGGCCAAGGTGGTGGTCATCCCCAGCGCGATCGATGTGGAGGAGTGCCTGGGCTATGTGAGCAGCGCTGCCCGCGCCGAGCTGCGCCAGCGGCTGGGGCTGGATGCGCACGACCTGACGCTGCTGAGCGTGGGGCGGCTGGAGCGCAACAAGGGCTTCCACGTGATGATCGAGGCGCTGGCCCAGCTGCGCGCCGAGCTGCCGCCGCGCTGGCTGTGGCTGGTGGTGGGGCAGGGCAAAGAGCGGCAGGCCCTAGAGGCGCAGGCCCAGCAGCAGGGCCTGGCCGAGCACGTGCGCTTCGTGGGGCGGCTGGATGACACCGAGCTGCACAGCCTCTATGAGGAGATCGACCTGATCGTGCACCCCACACTCTACGAAGGCTCGTCGCTGGTGACGCTGGAGGGCATGATCCACCGCAAGCCGGTGGTGGCCTCCGCCGCAGGCGGCATCCCCGACAAGGTGTTCAGCGGCAAAAACGGCTACCTAGTGCAGCCAGGCGACGCGGCAGATCTGGCCGAGAAGCTGCGGCTGACGCTGGCGCAGCGGGCCGACTGGCCCGCCTGGGGCGAGGAGAGCGTGCGGATCGTGCGCAGCACCTTCGACTGGCCGGTGGTGGCGCGGCGCACCAAGGCGGCCTACCAGCAAATGCTGGGGCGGGCCTAG
- a CDS encoding phosphoribosylaminoimidazolesuccinocarboxamide synthase translates to MQLGEKLAEGKTKIVYAHPTDQELAIMVHKDGITAGDGARRNVIPGKGALSGRTAANVFSLLNRSGIATHFIEAPEPTVMVVKRCAMIPVEVVMRRMATGSYLKRNPEVAEGTRFSPPLVEFFLKDDVNHDPQITAENMVFLGVASAEEVGQITAEGIRVFEALEQAWAEQDVTLVDMKIEFGRDSAGRLIVADMVDNDSWRIWPGGEKAKMLDKQVYRNMAEVTEQGLEEIRQRYETVASLTDVWRG, encoded by the coding sequence ATGCAGCTTGGAGAAAAACTTGCCGAGGGCAAGACCAAAATCGTGTACGCCCACCCGACGGATCAAGAGCTGGCGATCATGGTGCATAAGGACGGGATCACCGCTGGCGACGGCGCGCGGCGCAACGTCATCCCCGGCAAGGGCGCGCTCAGCGGGCGCACCGCCGCCAACGTGTTCAGCCTGCTGAACCGGTCGGGCATCGCCACCCACTTCATCGAGGCCCCCGAGCCGACAGTGATGGTGGTGAAGCGCTGCGCCATGATCCCGGTGGAGGTGGTGATGCGCCGCATGGCCACCGGCTCGTACCTCAAGCGCAACCCCGAGGTGGCCGAGGGCACCCGCTTCAGCCCGCCGCTGGTCGAGTTCTTCCTGAAAGACGACGTGAACCACGACCCCCAGATCACCGCTGAGAATATGGTGTTCCTGGGCGTGGCCAGCGCCGAGGAGGTCGGGCAGATCACCGCCGAGGGCATCCGGGTGTTCGAGGCGCTGGAGCAGGCCTGGGCCGAGCAGGATGTGACTCTGGTGGACATGAAGATCGAGTTTGGCCGCGACAGCGCGGGCCGCCTGATCGTGGCCGATATGGTCGACAACGACTCGTGGCGGATCTGGCCGGGCGGCGAGAAGGCCAAGATGCTCGACAAGCAGGTCTACCGCAACATGGCCGAGGTCACCGAGCAGGGTCTGGAGGAGATCCGCCAGCGCTACGAGACGGTGGCCAGCCTGACCGATGTGTGGCGGGGGTAG
- a CDS encoding 5-(carboxyamino)imidazole ribonucleotide synthase has product MTVAILGAGQLGRMLALAGYPLGLRFRLLDPAPASPAAALAEQLVGPFDQPEALAQLAEGAACITYEFENVPVEAARLLDRHAPVLPPPAALEASQDRLVEKRFFQGLGVATPPFASVESYAELEAALADLGAPAVLKTRRMGYDGKGQQVIRSAGEAQAAWGALGGQPLILEGFVRFRRELSILAARGRGGELAFYPLVENHHREGILRRSNAPAPGVSPALQQQAEQIAQAALAALGYVGVLAIELFETEAGLLVNEMAPRVHNSGHWSIEGAETSQFENHLRAICGMPLGSAAARGHSVMLNIIGTLPDTEALLRIPGAHLHLYGKQPRPGRKLGHLTVCADTEAELAKRVALAEPLIAP; this is encoded by the coding sequence ATGACGGTCGCTATCCTGGGGGCGGGCCAGCTTGGCCGCATGCTGGCGCTGGCGGGCTACCCGCTGGGCCTGCGCTTCCGCCTGCTCGACCCCGCGCCCGCATCGCCCGCCGCAGCGCTGGCCGAGCAGCTGGTCGGCCCCTTCGACCAACCCGAGGCCCTGGCCCAGCTGGCCGAGGGCGCGGCCTGCATCACCTACGAGTTCGAGAACGTGCCCGTGGAGGCCGCGCGCCTGCTGGATCGCCACGCCCCCGTGCTGCCGCCGCCCGCCGCGCTGGAGGCCTCGCAGGATCGGCTGGTCGAGAAGCGCTTCTTCCAGGGGCTGGGGGTGGCCACACCGCCCTTCGCCAGCGTGGAGAGCTACGCCGAGCTAGAGGCCGCGCTGGCCGACCTGGGCGCGCCCGCCGTGCTGAAGACCCGCCGCATGGGCTACGATGGCAAGGGCCAGCAGGTCATCCGCAGCGCGGGCGAGGCCCAAGCCGCCTGGGGTGCGCTGGGCGGCCAGCCGCTGATCCTTGAGGGCTTCGTGCGCTTCCGCCGCGAGCTGTCCATCCTGGCGGCGCGCGGGCGCGGCGGCGAGCTGGCCTTCTACCCGCTGGTCGAGAACCACCACCGCGAGGGAATCCTGCGGCGCTCGAACGCGCCAGCGCCGGGGGTGTCGCCCGCGCTTCAGCAGCAGGCCGAGCAGATCGCGCAGGCCGCGCTGGCCGCGCTGGGCTACGTGGGCGTGCTGGCCATCGAGCTGTTCGAGACCGAGGCGGGCCTGCTGGTGAACGAGATGGCCCCGCGCGTGCACAACTCGGGCCACTGGAGCATCGAGGGCGCGGAGACCAGCCAGTTCGAGAACCACCTGCGGGCGATCTGCGGCATGCCGCTGGGGTCGGCGGCGGCGCGCGGCCACAGCGTGATGCTCAACATCATCGGCACGCTGCCCGACACCGAGGCGCTGCTGCGCATCCCAGGGGCGCACCTGCACCTCTACGGCAAGCAGCCGCGCCCAGGCCGCAAGCTGGGCCACCTGACGGTGTGCGCCGACACCGAGGCCGAACTGGCCAAGCGCGTGGCCCTGGCCGAGCCGCTGATCGCGCCCTAA